One stretch of Argiope bruennichi chromosome 3, qqArgBrue1.1, whole genome shotgun sequence DNA includes these proteins:
- the LOC129964187 gene encoding uncharacterized protein LOC129964187, with product MEHLDLNQNLTQKNGNITKEFNSILTQHEDLRRATLLKHRKVSTQLKLDMVQRQLSCLRRSHTDSETARQFYRSQMAELSSELQDLDCSLNKVERNAFYARKRLLRQYGMEYVSQSTGAISLSSSHPAIFSSNDNLQRSTSRSSLISKVSHLVSSSPSHKSKKRHFFGELRAVASLSSLNTKSGSQANGEEDSSPPSKDSKPWKAPLKFLGNLVDSRIRRKLWGSDRTKSVDHIMDDKKESSDIESKDCNGFGITDDTSSSSTSSSESNDEEEVEEIEEWRPKRGSRSAWKAPVARKISNNQKAQIDPAILAEIEEFEKMAAQYIKQHS from the exons aaCTTGACCCAAAAGAATGGGAACATCAccaaagaatttaattcaatactCACTCAGCATGAGGATTTAAGAAGAGCGACCTTGTTGAAGCACCGTAAAGTTTCCACGCAGTTGAAG TTAGACATGGTGCAAAGGCAGCTTTCTTGCCTGCGAAGATCGCACACGGACTCCGAGACCGCCCGCCAGTTCTACCGCTCGCAAATGGCGGAACTCTCCAGCGAACTCCAGGACCTCGACTGCTCCCTCAACAAAGTGGAGCGAAACGCCTTTTACGCGCGGAAGAGGCTGCTCAGGCAGTACGGCATGGAATACGTCAGTCAGAGCACAGGTGCCATCTCCCTGTCGTCCTCCCACCCCGCGATATTCTCTTCCAACGATAATTTACAGCGGAGCACCTCCAGGAGCAGCCTCATCTCCAAAGTGAGCCACCTCGTCTCCTCCTCCCCGAGCCACAAATCAAAGAAGAGACACTTCTTCGGAGAGCTGAGAGCAGTGGCTTCGCTCTCATCTC taaatacCAAATCTGGTTCTCAAGCTAATGGAGAGGAAGATAGCTCACCCCCCTCAAAGGATTCGAAGCCATGGAAGGCACCCCTCAAGTTCCTTGGAAATCTAGTAGACTCGAGGATTCGTCGGAAACTCTGGGGTTCCGACAGAACGAAATCAGTGGATCATATCATGGACGATAAAAAGGAAAGTTCCGACATAGAAAGCAAGGACTGCAATGGGTTTGGGATTACAGACGATACCAGCAGTTCGTCCACCTCCTCTTCAGAATCGAATGACGAAGAGGAGGTGGAAGAAATTGAGGAGTGGAGGCCAAAGAGAGGGTCTAGGAGCGCATGGAAAGCTCCTGTGGCAAGAAAGATATCAAATAATCAGAAGGCTCAGATTGATCCAGCTATTCTGGCCGAAATTGAG GAGTTTGAGAAGATGGCGGCGCAGTACATTAAACAACATAGTTAA